One Streptomyces hundungensis DNA segment encodes these proteins:
- a CDS encoding RHS repeat-associated core domain-containing protein, translated as MRSSAARSRIAAVAALSVLFAGLGLPAVEAAEPQPKIWTPPNTPLPTSAPVQGTSLGTQGKQATPTQKWMPPAEAAPSGTATEPLVSGSETPPRAAKQAGNLPVWIAPSGDSNRTGKTSTAPSAQADDAKVRVDVADAGKAAATGVSGALISLTDTGTGTAPGKVQVGLDISAWAKTAGANWGDRARLVQLPACALASPQAAGCRTRTPVASKRDTSGRLTAEVEMPFSMARSTVKSPMMMAVSAPQGVVLAVEPGPSGSTGDYKASPLNPSASWQAGANAGNFTYGYTVEVPSAIAGPAPSISLGYDSSSVDGKTASTNAQASWIGDGWDYHPGSISRTYKSCDDAGVKDSGDDCWGGDLLNLSLAGHAGQLVRDDKSCAWHLQGEDGTKVERLTGQANGAWSGEGFKVTTTDGSQFYFGANHLPGGDGSDPAANSVSTVPVYWPGDADKCLGSGSPAKGSWSQMGWQWNLDYVVDAHQNLITYRYAQENNYYGKGGGQNNGNGTPTLYQRGSYPTWIGYGQRLPDQIKAKGAAKPAAQVWFRTKERCVPGGSVTCADDQRTKENAKYWPDSPLDQVCGATGQCLNLSPTFWTTKQLTRIDTEVLDGTYRSVDSFALNQSFQDPKDGTSPSLWLDSVQRTGSNGKTPVTLPAVSFTPLQIANRVDGNVVRPDGTEASAPSYKRPRIQTITTETGGKINVIYRPAECSRTNKTMPSSADQNTMACMPVKWYLPGQSYPDPVDDWFNKIVIQSVTEQDTFGTAVPKVTDYEYGGGIAWHRNDSELTDAKTRTWDQFRGYATVTTRTGSGNLTEAPRTKSVSTYLRGMDGDILANGSKRSVSVDAIPPGTTARVQTITDDNVLSGFVRQTQTYDSDGGTLVGSEITTPWQGAVTATRAQSGGMPEITARAVNTGKVTTYSKLADGGWRTAERTSTYDDTLASRPVQVDDKSDLSHPEQRLCTAFTYATGPLSQLAVRTLTLKGACDQTPDATNTVADTRSYFDNKPLGETGSAGDQTATEVLERYGSDGKPAYRKNVTSAFDVYGRVVSTTDPQRTDADHPGGATTKTEYSPDTGALPNQVVHTSPLGWKSTTTFDIGRSIPVKQTDANNHIAEQDYDALGRVTAVWQPGAARASGAAATRKFSYAMNGTNAPSTVLSQALTDDAPTYTSSFTIYDGLGRIRQTQASTPSGVYGRTITDALFDSHGWQTKTSAAYYNNEAAPSGQLFLPNGGVNPDSKVLAQSIQVYDGLGRTTATVFQSYGVEQWRSKSEYPGADETRHIPPTGGYATATLTDGLGQTVALRQYQSNTPTGAYDETTYGYNAQGKEQWRKDPAGNEWTSTYDLLGRLVKTSDPDAGTATTTYDDSKNLATTTDARGKSATTVVDLLGRTSATYEGTAIDPTKQVGKFTYDTLALGKPTASTRFVGGANGSAYVSEITGYDNGYHPFGTKTTIPKIQGEEGLAGTYSTSNTYDALGHLKSTTLPAIAGMAAETLNYGVDIVGNMTSLDGKIGLTRTPYVVDLRYDPYGRAIRTTVGGTGAQIVATQDYDNSTGRLIRSTLDKQNAPNASVDVTDYTYNQVGQITSVRDAQDGAASDLQCFTHDYLGRLSQAWTDTGTQTTAPQPNVRGIGSCANSDGPAVDGTGKPSVGGPAPYWQKYTYDKLGNRKQLVKKDVTGDTSKDVTVNQTFGSGPNTPSSDPKTGGGTGGPHALLSSTETGPSGTQVTSYTYDATGNTASITSTPGTKSLTWNGQGKLDKITGTGESAGTSYLYDTAGNQLIRRDPGKTTLNLGPDQPTLDTASGKVTNIRTYGAPGGLSITRTTTDGKSTLAYQAADPHGTNGVQLNATDLAQVRRPTDPFGNERGMQPADGAWAGNKGFVGGTKEQATGLTLLGAREYDAKAGRFISPDPIIDASDPQQWNAYAYSNNNPINSADPDGKFLFVFEIGQYIATTLAKIVGGTTKGETDAQAEVDRAGQAVAQGKRKRDELQHQVINIIGDLIGYNDARDCFTKGDVMACINTALGAVPWGKIFKAVKVGIKAFKIYKEINKTYNAIRDGERLAAKAAEAYSRAKKAGDEARAAEKAAAKAAEEKAAKESAEDAASTESKSAKAESDAETHGSEKGDAESAGSCSVKTNSFPAGTRVLMANGTTKTMEDLRVGDKVMATDPQTGETRPETVTATITTPDDKDFTDLALTNDANPRGPPAKVTSTYHHPYWSETRHQWVDAGELHIGEQLRQPDGAMLTVTAARNYRYAVTTHNLTVDRLHTYYVLAGAAAVLVHNCGTGDPLVGQADELRNEPGVKFVSEYTSPSGQKYYGRNKHGQQASGPLGKALEDVGHHGGCAEVHCLIQAQEKEGADAIRGGNMRTVKSKNNSMPTSNTAGHGEPATPCGRCERLLDYLDIG; from the coding sequence GTGCGCTCCAGCGCTGCACGGTCGCGCATAGCCGCGGTTGCCGCGCTCTCGGTGCTGTTCGCCGGACTCGGACTCCCCGCTGTCGAAGCAGCGGAGCCCCAGCCGAAGATCTGGACCCCGCCCAACACCCCGCTGCCGACCTCGGCGCCTGTGCAGGGCACCAGTCTGGGAACGCAGGGCAAGCAAGCAACCCCGACCCAGAAGTGGATGCCACCTGCGGAAGCCGCACCATCAGGCACGGCCACTGAACCTCTGGTCAGCGGATCGGAGACTCCCCCCAGAGCTGCCAAGCAGGCGGGCAACCTGCCAGTCTGGATCGCCCCTAGCGGTGACTCGAACCGGACAGGCAAGACCTCAACTGCCCCCTCGGCGCAGGCCGATGACGCCAAGGTGCGCGTCGACGTCGCGGATGCGGGCAAGGCCGCGGCTACCGGTGTCAGCGGCGCGCTCATCTCACTGACCGACACCGGTACAGGCACCGCGCCGGGTAAGGTCCAGGTCGGACTGGACATCTCCGCGTGGGCGAAGACGGCGGGCGCCAACTGGGGGGACCGCGCCCGGCTCGTACAGCTCCCTGCCTGTGCACTGGCTTCGCCGCAGGCGGCTGGCTGTAGGACGCGTACGCCAGTGGCGTCGAAGCGGGATACCTCGGGCCGCCTGACGGCCGAGGTTGAGATGCCGTTCAGCATGGCGCGCAGCACCGTCAAGTCGCCAATGATGATGGCGGTTTCGGCGCCGCAGGGCGTGGTTCTGGCCGTGGAGCCCGGCCCGTCCGGTTCCACGGGTGATTACAAGGCCTCGCCGCTGAACCCCTCGGCGTCCTGGCAGGCCGGCGCGAACGCGGGAAACTTCACCTACGGCTACACCGTCGAGGTGCCGTCCGCGATCGCCGGGCCCGCCCCGAGCATCTCACTCGGCTATGACTCCTCCTCGGTGGACGGCAAGACGGCCTCCACCAACGCCCAGGCCAGCTGGATCGGCGACGGCTGGGACTATCACCCCGGCTCCATCTCCCGTACGTACAAGAGCTGCGACGACGCGGGCGTCAAGGACTCCGGTGACGACTGCTGGGGCGGTGACCTGCTCAACCTGTCGCTGGCCGGACATGCGGGTCAACTGGTGCGCGATGACAAGTCGTGCGCATGGCACCTTCAGGGTGAGGACGGCACCAAGGTCGAGCGCCTGACGGGCCAGGCTAACGGCGCCTGGAGCGGTGAGGGCTTCAAGGTCACCACCACCGATGGGAGCCAGTTCTACTTCGGCGCCAACCACCTGCCTGGCGGCGACGGCAGCGACCCGGCCGCCAACTCCGTCTCGACTGTGCCGGTCTACTGGCCCGGCGACGCCGACAAGTGCCTGGGCTCCGGCTCCCCGGCCAAGGGCTCCTGGTCGCAGATGGGCTGGCAGTGGAACCTCGACTACGTCGTCGATGCCCATCAGAACCTCATCACCTACCGCTACGCGCAGGAGAACAACTACTACGGTAAGGGCGGCGGCCAGAACAACGGCAACGGCACGCCCACCCTCTACCAGCGCGGTAGCTACCCGACCTGGATCGGCTACGGTCAGCGCCTGCCCGATCAGATCAAGGCCAAGGGCGCGGCGAAGCCCGCCGCCCAGGTTTGGTTCCGAACCAAGGAACGCTGCGTACCTGGTGGTTCTGTCACCTGCGCCGACGACCAGCGCACCAAGGAGAACGCCAAATATTGGCCGGACAGCCCGCTCGACCAGGTCTGCGGTGCCACAGGGCAGTGCTTGAACCTGTCGCCGACGTTCTGGACCACCAAGCAGCTCACCCGCATCGACACTGAGGTTCTCGACGGCACGTACCGCAGTGTCGACTCCTTCGCGCTCAACCAGTCCTTCCAGGACCCCAAGGACGGCACCTCGCCGTCCTTGTGGCTGGACTCTGTCCAGCGCACTGGCTCGAATGGCAAGACGCCCGTCACCCTGCCCGCGGTTTCCTTTACTCCGTTGCAGATAGCGAACCGCGTCGACGGCAATGTGGTTCGTCCCGACGGTACCGAGGCCTCCGCGCCGAGTTACAAGCGACCCCGCATCCAGACGATCACTACGGAAACTGGCGGCAAGATCAATGTGATCTACCGCCCGGCCGAGTGCTCCCGCACCAACAAGACCATGCCGTCCTCCGCGGACCAGAACACGATGGCCTGCATGCCGGTCAAGTGGTATCTGCCCGGCCAGTCTTATCCGGACCCGGTCGACGACTGGTTCAACAAGATCGTCATCCAGAGTGTTACCGAGCAGGACACGTTCGGCACCGCCGTCCCCAAGGTCACAGACTACGAGTACGGCGGCGGCATCGCCTGGCACCGCAACGACTCCGAACTGACCGACGCCAAGACCCGCACCTGGGACCAGTTCCGCGGCTACGCCACCGTCACCACCCGCACTGGCAGCGGCAACCTGACCGAGGCGCCGCGCACCAAATCCGTCAGCACCTACCTGCGCGGCATGGACGGCGACATCCTCGCCAACGGATCCAAGCGCAGCGTCTCTGTCGACGCCATACCGCCCGGCACCACGGCCAGGGTCCAGACGATTACCGACGACAACGTCCTGTCCGGCTTCGTCCGCCAGACCCAGACGTACGACAGCGACGGCGGCACCCTCGTCGGCTCGGAAATCACCACCCCGTGGCAGGGAGCGGTCACAGCCACCCGTGCCCAGTCAGGGGGCATGCCCGAGATCACCGCCCGTGCCGTCAACACGGGCAAGGTCACCACGTACTCCAAGCTCGCCGACGGCGGTTGGCGCACGGCGGAGCGCACATCCACCTACGACGACACGCTCGCCTCCCGCCCCGTCCAGGTCGACGACAAGAGCGACCTAAGCCACCCCGAGCAGCGGCTTTGCACTGCCTTCACCTACGCTACTGGACCTCTGTCCCAACTCGCCGTCCGTACGCTGACGCTTAAGGGCGCCTGCGACCAGACCCCGGACGCCACCAACACCGTCGCCGACACCCGTTCCTACTTCGACAACAAGCCGCTCGGCGAGACCGGGAGTGCAGGCGACCAGACGGCCACCGAAGTCCTGGAGCGCTACGGTTCGGACGGTAAGCCGGCCTACCGGAAGAACGTCACCTCTGCTTTCGACGTCTACGGACGGGTCGTCTCCACTACCGACCCCCAGCGCACCGACGCCGACCACCCCGGCGGCGCTACCACCAAGACCGAATACAGCCCGGACACCGGCGCCCTGCCCAACCAAGTGGTCCACACCAGCCCGCTCGGCTGGAAGTCGACCACCACCTTCGACATCGGCCGCTCCATCCCGGTGAAGCAGACCGACGCGAACAACCACATCGCCGAACAGGACTACGACGCGCTCGGCCGGGTCACCGCTGTCTGGCAGCCTGGCGCCGCGCGTGCCTCTGGTGCCGCGGCTACGCGGAAGTTTTCATACGCGATGAACGGCACCAACGCGCCGTCCACCGTTCTCAGCCAGGCGCTGACTGACGACGCTCCGACCTACACCTCCAGCTTCACGATCTACGACGGGCTCGGCCGGATCCGCCAGACTCAGGCCTCGACCCCGTCCGGTGTCTACGGCCGGACCATCACCGACGCGCTGTTCGACTCGCACGGCTGGCAGACCAAGACCAGCGCCGCCTACTACAACAACGAGGCTGCCCCGTCCGGTCAGTTGTTCCTGCCCAACGGCGGAGTCAACCCCGACAGCAAGGTCCTGGCCCAGAGCATCCAGGTCTATGACGGCCTCGGCCGCACCACAGCTACTGTCTTCCAGTCGTACGGCGTCGAGCAGTGGCGCTCCAAGTCCGAATACCCGGGCGCCGATGAGACCCGGCACATCCCGCCCACCGGCGGTTACGCCACTGCAACCCTCACCGACGGCCTTGGCCAGACCGTCGCGCTGCGCCAGTACCAGTCCAACACCCCGACCGGCGCCTACGACGAGACCACCTACGGTTATAACGCCCAGGGCAAGGAGCAGTGGCGCAAGGACCCGGCCGGTAACGAGTGGACCTCCACCTACGACCTGCTCGGCCGACTGGTGAAGACCAGCGATCCGGACGCTGGCACCGCGACTACCACGTACGACGACAGCAAGAATCTCGCGACTACCACCGATGCGCGGGGCAAGAGCGCCACCACCGTCGTTGATCTGCTTGGCCGCACCTCCGCGACGTACGAGGGCACGGCGATCGACCCGACCAAACAGGTCGGAAAGTTCACCTACGACACCCTGGCCCTCGGAAAGCCCACGGCCAGCACCCGGTTCGTCGGCGGAGCCAACGGCAGCGCATATGTCTCCGAAATCACCGGCTACGACAACGGCTACCACCCGTTCGGCACCAAGACCACCATCCCCAAGATCCAGGGCGAGGAGGGGCTGGCCGGCACCTACAGCACCAGCAACACCTACGACGCCCTAGGTCATTTGAAGAGCACCACGCTGCCTGCCATAGCAGGTATGGCTGCCGAGACCCTCAACTACGGGGTCGACATCGTCGGCAACATGACGTCGCTCGACGGCAAGATCGGCCTCACCCGCACCCCGTACGTCGTGGACCTGCGCTATGACCCGTACGGCCGCGCCATCCGCACCACGGTCGGTGGCACCGGTGCGCAAATCGTGGCCACCCAGGACTACGACAACTCCACCGGTCGGCTGATCCGCTCCACCCTGGACAAGCAGAACGCACCGAACGCCAGCGTCGACGTCACCGATTACACCTATAACCAGGTCGGCCAGATTACGTCGGTCCGCGATGCCCAGGACGGAGCGGCTTCCGACCTGCAGTGCTTTACCCACGACTACCTCGGCCGCCTCTCCCAAGCCTGGACCGACACAGGCACGCAGACCACCGCACCGCAGCCCAACGTGCGCGGCATTGGTAGCTGCGCCAATAGTGACGGACCTGCAGTCGACGGCACCGGCAAGCCGAGCGTCGGCGGCCCCGCCCCATACTGGCAGAAGTACACCTACGACAAGCTGGGCAACCGCAAGCAGCTGGTGAAGAAGGACGTCACGGGCGACACGTCAAAGGATGTGACGGTCAACCAGACCTTCGGCAGCGGCCCCAACACCCCGTCCTCCGACCCGAAGACGGGCGGCGGCACCGGCGGCCCGCACGCCCTGCTCTCTTCCACAGAGACCGGTCCGTCCGGCACGCAGGTGACGTCCTACACGTATGACGCGACCGGCAACACGGCGTCGATCACCAGCACCCCCGGCACCAAGTCCCTGACCTGGAACGGCCAGGGCAAGCTCGACAAGATCACCGGCACGGGCGAGAGCGCGGGCACCAGCTACCTCTACGACACCGCAGGCAACCAGCTCATTCGCCGCGACCCGGGCAAGACCACCCTCAACCTGGGCCCTGACCAGCCGACCCTGGACACGGCCAGCGGCAAGGTCACCAACATCCGCACCTATGGTGCTCCGGGCGGCCTGTCCATCACCCGCACCACCACTGACGGCAAGTCCACTCTCGCCTACCAGGCAGCCGATCCGCACGGCACCAATGGCGTCCAGCTCAACGCCACCGACCTGGCTCAAGTCCGCCGCCCCACCGACCCGTTCGGCAACGAGCGTGGCATGCAGCCGGCGGACGGTGCGTGGGCAGGCAACAAGGGCTTCGTAGGTGGCACCAAGGAGCAAGCCACCGGCCTGACTCTCCTCGGGGCGCGTGAATACGACGCTAAGGCGGGGCGGTTCATCAGCCCCGACCCCATCATCGACGCAAGCGACCCTCAGCAGTGGAACGCTTACGCCTACTCCAATAACAACCCCATCAACAGCGCCGACCCCGATGGAAAGTTCCTATTCGTCTTCGAAATCGGCCAGTACATCGCGACGACCCTCGCCAAGATCGTCGGGGGTACCACCAAGGGAGAGACCGACGCGCAGGCGGAGGTGGACCGCGCCGGCCAGGCTGTAGCGCAGGGTAAAAGGAAGCGCGACGAACTGCAGCACCAGGTAATCAACATCATTGGTGACCTGATTGGCTACAACGACGCCCGTGACTGCTTCACCAAGGGCGACGTCATGGCCTGCATCAACACTGCCCTTGGTGCCGTCCCCTGGGGAAAGATCTTCAAGGCCGTCAAGGTCGGAATCAAAGCCTTCAAGATCTATAAGGAAATCAACAAGACCTACAACGCCATCCGCGACGGAGAGCGCCTCGCAGCAAAGGCAGCCGAAGCCTACAGCCGGGCCAAGAAGGCCGGAGATGAGGCGCGTGCCGCTGAAAAGGCAGCAGCCAAAGCTGCCGAAGAAAAGGCCGCCAAGGAATCGGCAGAGGACGCAGCAAGTACAGAATCAAAATCTGCCAAGGCGGAATCGGACGCCGAGACCCATGGCAGCGAAAAGGGCGACGCCGAATCAGCCGGATCGTGCTCTGTCAAGACGAACAGCTTCCCCGCTGGCACTCGGGTACTGATGGCCAACGGCACTACCAAGACCATGGAAGACCTCCGCGTCGGTGACAAGGTCATGGCCACCGACCCCCAGACCGGCGAAACCCGCCCCGAAACTGTCACCGCCACCATCACCACCCCCGACGACAAGGACTTCACCGACCTCGCCCTCACCAACGATGCCAACCCCCGCGGCCCCCCTGCAAAGGTCACATCCACCTACCACCACCCCTACTGGAGCGAGACTCGTCACCAGTGGGTCGACGCTGGTGAACTCCACATCGGCGAACAGCTGCGCCAGCCTGATGGTGCCATGCTCACGGTCACCGCAGCCCGGAACTACCGATACGCGGTCACCACCCATAACCTCACCGTCGACCGACTGCACACGTATTACGTGCTGGCGGGGGCTGCGGCAGTACTGGTTCACAACTGTGGAACTGGCGACCCGTTGGTTGGGCAGGCCGATGAGCTTCGCAACGAGCCGGGGGTGAAGTTTGTTTCTGAGTACACATCTCCGTCAGGCCAAAAGTATTACGGGCGCAACAAGCATGGTCAGCAGGCGAGCGGACCCCTTGGGAAGGCGCTGGAAGATGTGGGTCACCACGGAGGTTGCGCTGAAGTGCACTGCCTCATCCAGGCTCAGGAGAAAGAGGGGGCGGATGCCATCAGGGGAGGTAACATGCGTACGGTGAAATCAAAGAATAACTCCATGCCGACGTCGAATACCGCCGGACATGGAGAACCCGCCACCCCATGTGGTCGCTGCGAACGACTCCTGGACTACCTTGATATCGGTTAG